Below is a genomic region from Primulina eburnea isolate SZY01 chromosome 9, ASM2296580v1, whole genome shotgun sequence.
ACTCTTTCAAAAAAATTCTCTAAACACTAGATTTAACGTGACTAATCTTGATAGTGTTAGCTGTGAAAAACCTGTTTTTCTCAATTCTAAAGAAACGATCGGACCACATATAGTGCGGAAAATGGTCTGATGGTTCTTTGATTGTTATATACTCAAATATATAAATTCAacaagataaataaataaagtagTGTAAATGACACATGGTATATGGAATTTCGAATTCATAATCCTTATATGTCTCATCTTCTTCCACTTAGGAATGAATTTATTAGAAAATTTTGGTTTTACAAATCATTTGTAACAACCCGCTTGAACCTTAGGTCTTAACGACGTACTAAGTTTAACAACAGTTGATACTCTTATTCATACGACCAAAACACTACAAAGGTAATAAAAGAATGAATCGTAAGATTCATGGTTATACAACTTTTCGAAATATTTCTTGTAGAAAACAGTCAAATGGTTGTCTTTAAGCTCTGCAAGATCCTTGTACATCTGATAATATCTTGAAAAGAGAGTTGTTGAGCAATATGGAGTGTATATGAGAAGAGTAATCAGAAATATTTGAGTATACAAGATTTTTGAATGTTTGCTTCAAATGTGTTTGATCTTACTGTTTTTTTCTGTTTGAATTCTTGCTTGCATTATCTATATATAGTATTGGATATGAGGACTCAAATTTTTTCAGTAAATCGCATAAGCAGTAAAACTTGATATTTTATGTCAAACTTACCAATTGAAAGCCCAAATTTAGACTTAAACTTCAAGCTCAAAAAGATCAAGCAGTTAGCTCCAAATATATCAACGCGATGCAAAACAGCAAGGGCCGAAGTATAGCCGCTCGTGGAAGCAAAACCCCAGCTCATGAACTCAAGTCTCAAGCTCGAATTAGCTCCATTCATGATGTCCTAAGATGACCACATTTGTAGCCAATAGATGAGCTAAGATTTGGACATAGTCAAGATGTAAAAAATGACCATTGAGTGCACCGATGTGACTCTTGGTTGTGGATAAACTTTGACCACATGGAGGCTAATTGTACCATCATCATTGTGAATTTGGAAGTCCAGACTCAGCTGATACGGGGGAGACctaaaagttttttttatacCTATAAATACCCCACCATATGTTATGAATTGACACACCAAAATCCCCACAAAAACCCTTCAAATTTCGTCCAATCTCAAGCAAGAAAGAAGTTGTTGTGCTCGTCCAATTTCGGCAGCAACTAGGCAACATCCAAGGCATTATTCTGCGTGggaatattttcaaaaccataTTCAAGGAACTACCCAATTCGCGTCCAAATGTTGTCCATGATCGATTGACTTTTCATCCAAGAATCAAGCAAGATCGAATCGTATATTTGAAAaaactgtaagtgggcttatgtattgCTTTAaagtatgatatatgatttaaaattcaatCAATTATTATATGTTTTCCTCGGTTCGTATTGCTACATGATATGCCTTGTTTTGATAAGTTTCGATTCGATGAATCAATCTATCTATTTCGTTCTGATTTGATCGTCCATTTCATTCCATTGCGTAATGTTCTTTCATTCCGATGTGATACATCTGTTTGGTATGATTCGAATAATGGTGTATCAGGAAAGCATGTGAGAGAAAAGACTCCAAAGAGATCCCATATGCGGAAAAAGACCTTAGAGGGAGTCCGTTCACAGTAAAATTCCACAGAGGCAGCCTAAGATCAAGGATAGCCCATGATCATTATAATGTGACTTGTTTCGATAAGATCTGATAAGATTCTGTTATGATACGTTCTGATTTGTTTAGGATTCTGTTCTGATATGTTATGTGTCTAATATGATAAGTCCTAAATTATGTTCAAATTGTTCTGTTGAATTTGTCatgtattataatatttttagaaGAGCATGGACCGAAGATGGCTTCTTGTTTTGATAAGAAAAGGGTGGGAGCTTGTGGAGAGAGCGAAATTGTAGGATGTTTAGTGATGTATTTATAGGCTAAGTGTGGTTGATGGTTTCCCCCACCATTCAGCCGAATTTTGGAGCCCAAAACATGTGCATGAATGTGGTTAAAACTCTATCCATGGTCAAAAATCTATCCACACTCAAAGGTCCCTTTGGTTAGTCAAATGGTTACTTCTTGCATCTTCACTGTGTCTTATCACTGCATTTTGGTTGCTCTTAGGACCACAAGATTGAGCTCCCTCTAGCTAGGAAAAACGAGTCCATGAACTAGGGTTTTTCTTCCCTGAACGACCACACGTCGATCTTTGCGGTTTGGCATCTCTTTGATTTCTTTTTAACTAActtctttatttttttgagCTGAAATTTTAAGTCTATAGCTAGGTTGTAAATTGATAAAGTTGAGCTAAGATATCGAGTTTTTTTTTACATCTTACGTGATTTGTTTCGAGAAATCCGAGTCCTCATAGAAGAGACGGAACAAGATcaattttgatgctggtgaaaGAAATCAAGGGTTATGAAGACCAAGTCCTTGACTTCATTTATAGTTTATTCGTATTAGCTTCTGCGTTTCACTTTTCTTTGTAAGAACAACTACCCATTATTTGTGTTTCGCATATGTAAAGACGATGTTTTTTTATGAATTAGACTCATTTTGGCTATTTGTTACGAGGCTCATTGTTTTCAATGAAATTGTTAAACAATTTCAAATGTCATCTACGTCTCGGTCCCAGGGCGTGACATTGGAATTTTTTTCAACGTTTAACGTCTATTTGTACGGTAAGCCGACAATATGGACACATCGATGTCACATACTACAACTTTCATTAAATTCTCTTCAATGTGTTTCTTCTTTTTGCGGCTTTAAAATCCACTTCATATAAAAGTTTTCAAACCGCAGACTGATCAAATGGTTTCTGTTAGATGAGAGTTGATAAGATATGTTCAATTTTTGTATTTTAAGTTATCATTTGATTTGTTGATTTGTTGACTTGCACAAGTTCCTTAAATATGTCAAGCTGTAAATTGTTTTAATATCTCTCTGAGCAGTCCGATCGAGTAATATATTTGTCTTTTGCTACTGTTGGCTAATCAATGAAGTGGTTGAGTAGCTTTACTGAGACTGGTTAGCAAACTTAGTAGCTTGCAACCGTTTACCCAACTCTTGAAGCAGGCAACATGTTTGTGTCTTTAACAAAAAGGTCGAGTACCTGTAAATGCACGTAAAATGAAAacttttttttcatttaataaattattgtttgttatcatcaaaactaATGGATATAACATTATTTAACTTTATTgatgaaacaacaatttttcctaaaatagtttttttttttaaaaaaaaatcttcaatcctatttttatcaatattttttaattcaatcatatatctatatataaattttaaatttttagatagtatatcattcataataaaaaaaaaattaaaatcgttaatttgaaaataataaaatttatcaagtttagataaataatttaaagtttataaacatgcaatgcgtgCAAAGAGACACTAGTATTGTATTAAAACATACTAAGAATGTTATTCTAAGTATAGCTTAGAGTCAGCATCTTAATTCTTTAACTTTTAACATGTTAAAAAGATATTATAGTTTCAAATATTAGTCGGAACTTATGGGATTTATATTGATTAAATTATGCAAAATCTCATATTTAGGCTTTTATAGTTGTTTAATTCGATAAGATCTGCCATGTTCTGATGTTCTTGAACCAGTGTGAGTGAATATACATACAGATATATATCTGTGTATATATTTGATAATGGAGATTTTACGAGTAAGAGTCATTCCAGGTTGGAATTCTCATCAACATATGATCAGACAGCGATGGAAAAGGGGAATCAAAACCTTTAATTTTGCCAGGACACCAATAATCTCATTCTGATCCCATTCCCCATCCTTTTGCCTTTTGCTGCTTTAACAAAGAATCAGATGTGACCACAGCCTTTTCTGCAGCAGTAATACAAAGTGAAACAGTGATTTATTGGAATTTAATATagaaaaaaatgaattatttggtGTATGATACATGATGATCAAAAGATCGATCCCGCGAAAAATTGatagatatatataatttatgtatTGCGATTAACTATATGTTTTTTGATATGTAAGTTGAGCCTAAGGCTGAGAAATTAATGATCATCGAAAAAGTACTTACATTATGCGATTGATGATTGATAGCTTACCATGTTTCTGTGTTAtgttaattttttaaatgaatttttgtttgagtttttgtttttctacattgtaattttttttttaagaaaaaaccaCAGGAAAGGTATATTCTAGGAAAAAACTCTCTTTTAGAGACAAAAAGTAACTTTAATATCGTAAATTTCGTTCCACGCACTTGGGATTTTTTAGAAGTATTTATGCTGTAATTGTAATTAATATATACTTGGGGCAAATGGATAAatgaatatcaatttttttattatatttataatattatatatatatatatatgaaatacatacacacacacttATATATTAAACGAGACAGACTTTTACTAACCGAAAttgataaattaattatataatatcacTGCATCAAATCATGCCAGCTTTAAAatttcaatataatatcataagaTCAAGACTATatttaaaataccaaaaaaattACACCAACTCGGCATCACCACCAAAATCTCCGTGTTACCCCAGAACTTTTTGGGATCTTGTCTAGTCTACATACTATAAAATATATCATGTGGTACTATTATTATATTTGAGAAAAAAATTGTTATGTATTATGTATTGTAGCTTCTCAAATCTCGTCAGATAATCATATAACATGTGACGTCATATACATAAAATTGTTTCTCTTAgacgacgtaataatataacatatatacGACCAAATTAATGCAATCAACACATTATTTATAGCAATGTATCAGAAACAGTATATATGACAATATTGAGTCATACTGACTCTATACATTATCAACTACAAACTTCTTTGACTACACATATATAATCATTCATGTCTATCATGTCTTAACACTAGTCATGTAATATGTTCAACAGAAACAACTCTCGAAGGCTGAGCATACACAATAATTATCATCGTAATAGATAATagttatattaacaacataaaatataatcgaaatcataataTGAATACTCTCATCGCTAGCTGTTTCTAGACAATCAAGTCATCTCATTATCAAGAATGTCACTCTCATACTACTGCAACAAACAACATCAACAATATGTCATACATCTACTCTGGCGACAACAATATCGTCAATATGTTGTTACCCAACTACTGCGACAACAACATCAACGATACATCACACCTGTACTCTGGTGGTAACAATATCGTCGCTCTCCTACTACTGCAATAAACAACATTAGCTATATGTCGCACCCTTACTTCGGCGACAGAAATATCGTCAAGAAGTCTCCCAAGAAACAACAGTCAACATcaaataaacaacaacaaatataatatcaaatcattcATTCTCATTGATTTATTATCGTTCAAAAATCGTACACTGTGGGTAGTGCTTCCAGGATTCTGGCATTAAAAAGTCATCAAAAATTGTATTAGTACGAAAAAATTTATGCAGCAGATCAGTTGTGTCTTGATCCTTAACAAAGTAAACTGATAGTTTCGAGGAATGCCTTTTTATCGAGCTTTACTGATTCAGTTGAGTAATGTCAATTGTTCATTTGAGTAAATGTTGCTCTTGATAACTTGATTCGACCATTTAAGTTTTTATTAATCATCTAAAACTTAATTGATCTAACAAGCATCATGTTAACACTCTACCAAAAATAATTGTTAAAAATGCAATATAGGTCATATATTACACTGAGACAAGGCCGATCCTAGCAATTTTTGGGCCCGAGtctaacttttttaaaaaattctctCATCatgtgttcatattttttagTTCCATAACAAATTTTTCgaattaaatcaatatattaaattaatataaaaaataaacgaATAAAAAGATCAAACATGTCCAAAATGATAACTAAAAAATCACTTATAGAGCAGATTTATACATTTCGCCAAACAGATTGTAGACAACAGATGGAATTGTCGGATACTATAGAAATACTACTGGTCTAGTGCTAAAATTTTTGTGCTCGATGAAGCAAAACAATCTTATACGAGAAAATAAAAAACGAAAACCAACCTCCAAAAATAGTCAGATACGGTAAAGAATATAGCGGAAGATTCGTTATTCTCTAGAAAGATCGAGAAACTTCATGGTTTAGATTAATGAATCTCGATTCTAGGAGTGTTTGTGCCGCTTGCTGGCGACAAGAAGCGGTAGCGAACGTTTTTTTTCAATAGGTTCTCTATAGTCAAATATTTCATACGAACTAGTAGTGTTTGGGCATAAGAATTGCGCGAGCTAAAAGATagagtcaaaaatatttttgtccaCTAATTAAACATTGAGTAGGCAGagcaatttttttcttttatgcgGGTTAAGAGTTAAGAAATACTAGTTACTCTGCACACGCGATGTGTGTGtacagttttttttattattatcgatggactaaagtgaaatttgacaaattatggagggattaaattgatattcgaattgttgaaataaaaaaaataaaaataaaagtgtgtgttgaaatttttttttaaaaaaaaaaactaaagtgTAATATTATTATCATATAAAAGCAAAGTTGGAAGAAAAAGTTGGTGTCCTTCCTAAGTGACTATCATGTCctcaactttaataaaatagaatagatacatgaaatattaaattgaaattaacaaaaagaataatttttatttttataataaaaatatggagATATCAACCTACCAAAAGTAGTTATTAtaatattcatatttttaataatataattgcaagaaatattgaatatttgacaGGAAGACGATGACTTTGTTATGAAAAAacccaaaataatatatttatgttgGAAAAACATAtactaatatataataaaattttcaaaaaattatggGCCCCATAAAATAAATGGGCCTGAGTCAATGGACTCTTATGCCTCTACATAGACACGGCCCTGCACTGAGATCTgaattttattgatcaaattatCAAAGTCTAATTCCTACTACTTTACAAGATAAATTTTACTATGTCTCATTTGCATTACAAAATTTACATCAAActatttattttacaataaaACATATCGAATTAACCGATGTGCATCAGAAAAGTAAGTTGTAATACACAcactaatttattatatttaattaggatttgggaaagaatttataatttttaaaaggtaatgtattatttctttttgtatttaaatgtattttgaTCTTTCTCAATAGTAAAATCACTTAAAAAGAGAGGATTCTCTTCTCCAACACAAAATTGTATCCTCTGTAACCAATTTTTTTGGTGGAATTATTATTATTGGAAACAGAATGAAATGACAATGAAAGAAAGCTAGGGACATGACATGGACCATTCTCAAAAGATCATCTTtcaatcattattgggacttcTCTATTTTTTATTGGGACACACGTGTCCCTTACAAATTATGGATTGTATATGGACAGGTTTATAGTTAGATCCATATCCACATCCAAGATTATTATCAACCGTTCATTCGAGTAGTTAATCAAATCTATCGTTCAATATTTGATTCAAGTTCTTTATTAAAAGATTATATTAATTTATCGTTTTTATGTTATACATCGTTCATCATTCAAACTAACGAtgataatgaaaaataaaatcacGATAGAGAAAAAGAGATAACATTATATGTAGTGAAAAAgcgattaaaaatatatattattcaaTTATTGAACAAGAGATATAGCCAGCTAACTGAATGATGAAAAAAATTCGTTTTTGTAAAGGAAAATTTGTagttattgattttttttgacTTTCTATGATTTTGGTCGTGTTGTTGTTGAATTTCAATATTTCGCTTTATTCATTTTTCGACATACTGCTGAAATGACATCGATACGACGCTAATATATGCAATGTTACATAAGTCGTTccgatgaaaaatatttaaattacatagaaaaaaattaaatcagtTATATTCAAATTAGATAAGATAGCCACCACCAAACCTAGCTCATGGTGATGTCCCTTCCTGAATTTGTCCCTTATCAGTGATTTGAGGGTTTGATTCTTTACATGTAGCCAAATCATAAGCCCATTGGCATATTCCTATAAACCACATTTTTCTTTTTAGTGCAAAAAGattctcttattttttttaccCAACATTCACTTTGGTTATATGCATATATTGttccaaaaggtgaaatcgctcaccttagACGCCCCTCACTCTCGGCCCGACAGGAATatgagaggaggtaaatcatggtgactcagccaaccagcaacagctagaccttatgctacgccgcgcacaaggagctccccctcattggagggaatttaactcccacactgccgcttgcgagactcgatcTCTGGTCATTGTTCCAAGATTTactgctgctgaccaactgagctaAGCCCATGCGGACGGTTATATGCATATATTATTATATGTGTAGGGGATATACACATGCATACAAAGATAGTGTACAAACTTTTGGGCCAAGCAGCTATATAAACCCTAATTTGCTTCCATTTCATTCCCAACTTCAAGCAACAAAAAACACATCTCAAATTATTGTTCTCTCCATAGTTTCTTAATTCAGAAAAATCTTCAATAATTTGCCATATTATAATTATTCCTTTGAGGAATGGATAGACAGCTAGCCAACATGAAGCAATCCCTGTTTGATCAGGCAAATTACAttacttcttctttttttttcctatTACTTTTACTTGATACATTTGGATTCGTACTTAGGCATGGAAGATGAATATATAAGAAAAATCGTCGACTCATCGTTCCGAAAATCTTTATTACTATCATGAAGAGCCAAGCCAAATCTCACATTTATTTTTGTAAGTTAGTAAAGAATCATTGTCGAAACTTGAATCGTTCTTTGTGTATGTAGGGATATCTGGATGAGCAATTTGTTCAACTGGAAGAGCTGCAAGATGATGCAAATCCCAATTTTGTGGAAGAAGTTGTTACATTGTATTACAGAGATTCGGCTCGATTGATCCAAAATATTGACCAAGCTTTGTGAGTATATCGTAatcaaattaagtattttatgctattttatttaattttattatatatatatatatatatatatgtatagttCTATTCTTGGAGATTATTGATTATACTTCGTTTTCATGTTAATGTCAGGGAGAAGAATCCGCTTGATTTTACTAAGTTGGACAGTTACATGCACCAGTTCAAAGGCAGTAGCTCAAggtaaaaagaaaataaaatagaaaaagGAATATTAAAAAAAGACTTATTATCAAGTAgacattaaaatataataataaaaaagagtAATTTATAAGCTTTTCTCCTGACATTTGACACTGGCCGGTATATTCTTTTTTGtatccaaaaaaaaatatttgaaattatatcGAGACGAAgggatttaatatattttattatacagaatatttaatattttagaaaaattattcATAAAAATTTAGTTCTAACTTTTCACACAAAGTTCCACTCTCGTACCAAAATGACaaccattttaaaaaaaaattgcagcATTGGAGCCAAAAAGGTGAAAATTGAGTGCACACAATTCAGAGACTACTGTAGAACTGGAAATGGTGAAGGGTAATTCAATTTCCCTCTTCTCCATCTGTTACAGTTTTTGAATTCCCTTCAGACAACAAAAAACAAAGTGTTTTTAGGATCTAATTTCTTATTCTTGATTTttatttcttatatatatagCTGCAAGAAAACTTTCCAACAACTGAAGAAAGAATACGCCACTCTGAAGAAGAAGCTAGAAGTTTACTTTCAGGTAaatccctttcttttctccttgtTTTAGAGTTCCCACACACATGATACGCTCATACAGAAGGATAAGCCCACAAACTCTCTTCACTAAAATATTCAGATTTCATATCATTCATATACAAGAAAGAGTTTTCTGGTCCATTAAGTTTTTAAAGTTTGATTTTGGTACactaacttttaattttctGTATGACGTCGGAAAATACTGACATGTCACTGGAAAATATTGATACGACATCAGAAAATGTTGATTTGACATCGGAATTTAATGACTTGTCAGATATGACGTTGACAGTTTcttgaaatataaaatttaaacctCCCGGAAAAATACAGCATGAATATCGTGCCCTATGGACAAAGTTCAATTATTCACCTATTCGCAAGGCATTGATTTAAAGCTTATTAACGTGTTCTCGTTTTGATTCTATGTGTGCGCAGTTTGCAAGACAAGTTGGTCCTATTGAGAAAGCATGTCGCTCAAAGTAATGAAGAATCAATGCAAATTTTTTGCATAAATATCGAAAATTGCTCGTTTCATTACGCATTTACGCGTCGATTTTAatgaaaagggaaaaaaaaaaaaaacggtgTGTAATGTTTTGGGCACGCGAAGCCTAAGTAGTAATGGAGTATGTATGGAAGGGAGCAATGCATGGTTTAGGTAAATTTTTAAGCACTATTTGAGAGGAGATAGTTTGTTGAAATTCCTGCTTTTAATTACTCTGTAATtcatatcaatatttttttaaacatatGGTAGAATTGAATAATACTcatgacaaataaaaataataataataacattaatttaaatgaactCAATTCGGGTTTAGGGAAACAAATGATTTTCTtggtaaaattttaattttaagtaaCATTTAAggttatgttttattttattaattttatgcGAAATAAATTGTCTGTTTATAGACATGCACAATCAATGACGTCGCgattataaaaataaagaatataTGTAATTATTCTATTTATGAAAACTTTTTTTGAAATAGATGAATGTATAGAGATGTTTCCAAATAACCTATGTCTACAAAATATATTgagaatttatttataaaaaaattgatatagTATCCAACTAGGTCGATAGTTTACCGTGATAGTGTCGAATATAATTTCTATGGTCCTAAGGTTGTGTTACTTCAAGTGATCATATATAGTTTTATATAGACAaattatattatgattattaaaatttgaaatagtgATGGATAAATAATAACGTATTTATTTCGATTAATTAATATTGAGATTAAATTTATgagttattaaaaaattaaagatttaccCTACAatagttaaaaataatattaaaatcttTTTTAtgtagtaaattgtgattttggcagaaataaattattttttcagTATTTTTTTGCAAATTGTATTTCACGGTTCTACTATTATAATGTTACCATTTTTTAgttgataaataatattatgGTAAGAATTATGAGCACGTAAAAAACACCGAATCATACCCTAGGAAAATTATTATTGAtgctttaatttatttatttttgtttgtttttgaaATGGTGGGtttctcatgtattatttttgttttagaATATTTCAAGTACCCATAATTAAGCTTGGGTAATTAACCAATAACAACATCAAGTTGTTTCGGATCTAGCCGCTTTTAAACGTATTTCAGGTTTCGCACCACTGGACTAGATCAAGCCGTTCAGACAGGGCCTAAAAAGATCAAGTTGTTCGAGTTAAGAAGTCAAGACACAGAAGTATCTGAACTTAAGTTGTAAAGTTATCATATGCCAAAACGGAACTGACAGCCCAAAGTATTCAAATCGTTGAAAATAAAGTTGCACTGCCACCAGTTAGAAAAGAGTTAAAtctaaaattatattaaagtcAAGCAGTACAATCAGTTGTTTCCAACAGCTAGAGCAATTTCAAGCTGCAAATACAGTGTCATCATCTTCAGTCCAGCTGGCGGTGATTTGGAACACCAAGCATGTCCGTCCTCTCCTCTTCCATATGATTTCCTTCATGAAATATCAGAATCTTTGACTAATACTATATTAGATCATCTTATGTATCACCTGGTCTCACTCTCTCAAGACGTATAGAATTCAAAAACTATGTTCCTAAGGTGCACTTCGATAATTTCAAGACTCAAGTAATCAAGAATTTTTTGCTATTGAATCTCAGTTTCGCCTGACCAAAGGTTATCAGACTCAAATCAAAAGTCAAATAGTTGCCATGAACACTGAACTTTCAGCTCAGATCTCTCAAAGTCAACATAATCTGGAGACTGAAATGAAAGCTCAACTTACTCAGTTCAGACAACATATGGATGAGCGGTTCGACACTAGCAGCATCCATTTGCAAGAAATTATCGAGTATATGCAATGTAGTGATGCCAAAAAGAGGGAAATGCTGGTGAACTACAAAAAATAGAAGAACAAAAAATCTCGAGCTGAGAGAGAAAAATATGAAGTCTAAGAGATTAGATGAGAATAGAAAGAAAAAAGATGATGGCAGAAGAAGAGAAGGTGGCAGCGGTGGAGGTGGAAATCACAAGCATGGTTTACCAAAACGGGATCGGAACGGCCGGAACGGACGTTCTGGAACTGGAACGCTGCCTACCTTGACGGAGTTCCGGTGTTTGGAGGTATATGATGTGGGTCGGCGTTCCGTGCATGAAGAATGGCGATTTAACGGGAAAACGGAACGGGCCAGGCGCGGAACGGAACCGGAACGCAATTCGCGACGGTTTTGTTACGAACggtcgctagtagcgacggttttatgtaTGTAGCGACGGTTCTATTTAACCGTCGTCGATTTATATCGACGACGGATTTAATATAACCGTTGCTATATTTCGCGACGGTTGAAAttacaccgtcgctaatataaAATCGGCGACGGGTTTataaaacaccgtcgctaaatgtagcgacggtgtttcataaaaccgtcgcaaatttgaATCACCGATTTAATAATGCACGTATTACATCAAATAAtctatttaaatgatatttattttaatttttatatttctaaatattttccaaaatttttaatttttatatatttataatatttttttaaatacccGTTCCGCGACCGTTCCGCGAAATTTCATTGTAACT
It encodes:
- the LOC140842173 gene encoding histidine-containing phosphotransfer protein 4 → MDRQLANMKQSLFDQGYLDEQFVQLEELQDDANPNFVEEVVTLYYRDSARLIQNIDQALEKNPLDFTKLDSYMHQFKGSSSSIGAKKVKIECTQFRDYCRTGNGEGCKKTFQQLKKEYATLKKKLEVYFQFARQVGPIEKACRSK